A segment of the Acidobacteriota bacterium genome:
CGGTCACCATCTCGCCTTCGACCACCGGTACCTCCGCACTCGGAGATACCAGAACTCCTTGCTCCTGCTCCATTCGAACCCTCCTCCTGGAGGGGGTCAGAATTAGTGTCGCAAGGGGGTCAATATCACTGTCGCTCTACAGGGACATCCAATCGTGCGTCGGTGGCACGCCGATTGGATGTTGTGGGTGGCATGAACACTCCACAACCCGGATACGACGAGCGAACATTCGCAATCATTGGTGCGGCGATGGAGGTCCACCGGGTCCTGCGCAGGGGGTTTCTCGAAGCGATCTACTACGAAGCCTTAGGCCTTGAGTTCACGCGCAGGAAGATTCCCTATGTGACCCAGGTGCCTTGCTCGGTCGAGTACAAAGGGCAACGACTCCACGGCTTCTACAAGCTGGACTTCGTTTGTTTCGGCAGCGTGATCGTGGAAGTCAAGGCCAGTTCAGCCACGGCGCCAGCCGATTACGCGCAGGTCCTGAACTATCTGGCACTCAGCGGCCACCAGATCGCGTTGTTGCTTAACTTCGGACGTCCATCTCTGGAGTACCGCCGCTTCGCGCTGAGCGAGGAGGCCTGAATCGGCGTCTATCGCATGCGGGATTTGCGGCTGGCGTGATCGGCAAATCTGCGGCTGCCGTAGTCGGTAATCTGTGGCTATCGTGATGGACAAATCTGCGGCTGCCGTGATCGGTAATCTGCGGCTGTGGTGATCTTAAATCTGCGGCTGTTGCCACCCGCATCGCCGGCTCTAGTCGATCGTCCACAGCGTCAGCGCCGTCAGCGCCTTCACGAACAGCCGGTTACCAGAAATCGACGGCGCGGCCCAGGTCGCCGAGTCTGACAGTTGATACCGGCCCAGCGGCGTGAACGCCTTCGGATTGCTCCCATCCGCCACCACCAACTCGCCATCGTCTTTCAGCGCGAACAGGATGTTGCCGGCGCGGGCGATCGCCGCGTTCTCGGCGGTGCGGGGCTCGCCCTTCCACAGCACCTCGCCGGTCTTCGCATCGAGATACATGAACATCCCGCCGCTCTTGCCTGACAGCGCGAAGTACGCATCGCCGACGATGACCGCGTTGCTGAACCGGCTGTACTGCTCGTCGTTTTTCCAGGCGTTGTCGGTGCCCCACTTGCCATCGCGCTTGTTCACCCGGATGGCGGTGATCCCGCTCTCGAAGGCCGTGACGATGATGGTGTCGTGGTAGACGAGTGGCGTGATGGCCTGCACGTCGCGGGCGGAGTGAAATGGGCGGCTCCACAGCAGCTCGCCCGTCGCGGCCGACACTCCCACCAGCATGTTTTCGGTAAAGGTGATCACCTGCCGGGTCCCCGCCAACTCCACGACGATGGGCGAGCCGTAAGCGGGACCATCGCCGGTCCACTCCCAGTTCACCGCGCCGGTGGCCGGGTTGAACGAGGTCAGGGCGCCCTTGCCGTATCCGCCGACGTGCACGATCACCTGGCCGTTCTCGAACAATGGCGATTGCGAGGTGCTGTAGGTCGGCGCCGCCGGCGGTGCCGGCTTGTGCCACAGCCGTCGCCCGGTCTCGGCCGCGAACGCCGACAGGATGCCGCTGATGCCGAGCGTGAAGATGCGGCCCTCCACGAACAGCGGTGTCGACTTGGGACCCTGTCCATGGTCGATGGCCAGGCGATTCGGCGTGTACGGCGCCGGGTATCCCGTGGCCCACAGTTCCTCGCCGGTGGCCGCGTCGAAAGCGGCGAGCACCTCGTTGTCGCCGCGGCGGCTGAACATGAAGATGCGATTGCCCACCAGGAGCGGTGTCGCATGGCCGGTGCCGACCTCGGCCGTCCATCGGCGCGTCAGTTGCTCCGGCCACTTCGCGGGCGCCACGAAGTGCGGGACGACCCCGTCTCGTTTGGGACCGCGCCACTGCGTCCAGTCGCCGGACCGCACCTGCGCCTCCGCCACGGCCGCCGCGGTCAGCAGAATGGCGGCGATGACTCCTCTCAGCACCTTTGGCACCTTTGGCACTTTCATTTCTTGGGATCCACCAGTGCCTCGTATACCAGTCGGCGTGAGAGCGGTCGCACCTGAGGCGAGCCGCCAGTGGGTGTGCTACCGGCCAGGTTCTGCATCATGCCCACCGCGATCAGATCGTTGACCGGATCGATCCAGAACCACGTACCGAATGCACCACCCCAGTAGAACGAGTTCTTGCCTTCCGGGGTGTTCGCCTTGGCCGGATCCAGGATGATCGCGAAGTCGAGGCCGAAGCCGATGCCCCCAACGTTGACATTCGGGCCATAGAGATCGACCGTCACGCCGTCGGCCAGCACGTTGGTCCGCATCAACTCGACGGTGGACGCCTTCAGCAGGCGTTTGCCGTTGCCCTGGCCGCCGTCGAGCAGCATCTGCGCAAATCTCCGATAGTCGTCCGTCGTCGACAGCAACCCCCCACTGCCGGATAGAAACACCGGCTTCGAGGTGGGATCACCCTGTGTCGGCGCGGTCATGATTCGTTTGTCCGGACCGTAGGTGAATATCTTCGTCACCCGATCCGCCTTGGAGGGCTCGACCCAGAACCCGGTGTCCTTCATGCCGAGCGGCTCGAAGAGCTTCGTCCGCAGGAACACGTCCAGTGGCTGGCCCGACAGCTTCTCGACGAGGTAGCCCTGGATGTCGACGCTCGGACCGTAACGCCAATCGGTGCCGGGCTGCGCGGCAAGCGGCAGCTTGGCCAGCTTGTCGATCATGGCCTGCAGCGGTTGACTGCGATCGCTAATCGGGCGCTTGCTGTATCCGCCACTCACGTCGAAGCCCGCTGTGTGGCTCATCAACTGGCGCATCGTCATCGGCGTCGCTTGCGCGACCTCACCGGCTGGGGTGGCCACCTTCAGGTTGGCAAACTCGGGAATGTGCTTCGCGACCGGGTCCTCGAGCGACCACTTGCCTTCTTCCCACAGCATCATCATGGCGACGCCGGCGATGGGCTTGGTCATCGAGGCAATTCGGAAGATGGTGTCCTTGGTGACAGGCTTCTTCGTTTCCAGATCCTGCACACCATACGCGTCGAACTGGACCACCTTGCCGTGACGGGCCACCAGCGTGGTGACACCGGCGAGCTTGCCCTCGTCCACCAGAGCACGCATGGCCTGCTGGTAGGCCTTCAGCCCGTTGGCCGAGAAGCCAACCGACTCGGGGGACGTCAATGGATCGTCCGCGCGCAGTCCTACGAGGCCGGCCACCGCGACCGCCGCCACCGCCAGAACTGCCTGTCGAGTAATCACGCGCATAGGACCTCCCAGGTCGCGCCGAGCATAACCGATGTCCGGCACCCCGTTACGGGGCGCTACCTACTTCTTTACGTGCCGTTCCAGCATGCGTCGCCGGACGACCCCGCCGTAGACGTGGCCGGCGGCATCGACACCGACGCCTTCGGCGCCCGCGTGATCCGCTGCGGTCGACTCCTGATCTTCGATGAACGCTGTGACCTGGCCATCGCGCGCGCTGCCGATGCGGATGCCCTTCTTGACGCCGGGCAGTTCGCGCGCGCCGGTGTCGGTGCCCCACGACTCGGAATCGGCGACATAGATGGTGTCGTCGCTCGTGATCACGATCCCGCTCGGCCGGCCGAACTGCCGCCACTCGTCCAGCACCTGTCCGTCCTGGTTGTAGATGACAATGCGGTTGTTCTCGCGATCGCCGACGAACAAGCGACCTCGGGAGTCCATGGCAATGGTGTGGGGTTCGCTCAGTTCGCCACGGCCCTGCCCCTTGCGCCCCCACTGCTTGATGAACTTGCCGTCCCTGGTGAAGTGCATCACGCGGTTGTTCTTGCCGTTGCGATGGCTGTCAGTGATGAAGAGATCGCCGTTCGGCGCCACCACTACGTCGGTCGGCTGGTCGAACAGGTCTGGGCCCGAGCCGCTGACGCCGGCCTTGCCGAGCGTCATCAGGATCTTCCCGTCGGGACTGAACTTTATGGCTTGATGGCCCTTGCCGGGCGCGCTGCCGGCGTCGGTCATCCACAAGTTGCCCTCGCGATCGACGGTGCCGCCGTGCGGAAAGATCAGTTGCCCCTGGCCGAAGCTGGCCAGCAGCTTGCCGGCGGCGTTGTACTTGAGGATGGGCGCCTCGGTTCGTCCCGCGCACGAGTTTTCGAAACACCGGTGGACGACGTAGATCGTGCCATCGGGCGCGGGTTCGATCGCGGTCACCGCGGCCCATTTCACGCCAGGCGGCAACTCACCCCACGTACGAGTGGTGGTGTAGGGCTGCGGCAGATCGTTGCGCGGCTGGCCGCCCTGCTGTGCAAGGAGTGGCGCCGAGAGCAACGCCGCAGTGGCGAAGGCAAGCATTCGAAGTGGCTGCATGATGGCTCCTTTATACTGGAAGCGCCTTCCCGATGCCGTTGCTCACTGACAAGACAGCGATCCGCGCGATTCTGCGCCGCGACCCGGTCTGGGGGGTCTACGCCCTGGGCGATTTGGCGCCGCGGATGTTTCCGAAGACACAGTGGTTTTCTCCGGGGTTTTCTCCGGGATTCGGGCCGGACCTCGCGCTCGTGCTGCACGACTTCGACACCAGCATTCTCTTCGCCATCGGCACGGGCGCCGTGCGCGAGGCCCTCGGCCATGTGCGGTGGCCAGTCCATCTGCAGGTGCAGCAGGACGCTCTGGACGAGGTGGCGCGATACGCCGTGATCGAGAGCCAGTGCCACATGTGGCGCATGGGGTGGAATGGTCCGCCTGAAGGCGGACGCCACATTGACCAGGGACAAAACCGGACCGCAACGTCCGCGCGACGTCTCGGTGCGGCTGATGTGCCCGCGTTACTGAAGCTGTATGCGGATGGCGAGGCGACCGGAGAGTCGCCCGACTTCTTCTATCCGTCGATGGTGACCGATGGTGTGTTCTTCGGTGTCTACGACGGCGGCGTGCTGGTCGCGGCCGCCGGCACGCACCTGTTTGCTCCTGAAGAACACGCTGTGGCAATTGGCAACATCTATACGATGCGCGATCGCCGCGGCCGTGGACTGGGCGCCACGGTCACTCGCGCCGTGCTCGACGAGGTGAAGGATGGCGGCACCGTCGGCCTGAATGTCCGGGCCGGCAACCACGCAGCCCTCCACCTCTACGAATCGCTGGGCTTCGTCCGCCACTGCCTGTTTGTCGAGGGGCTAGCCACGGTCCGGAAGTAACGGAGCAAACAGCTTCGCGAGCGGCAGTTCGAACCCGGGCAGCAACGGCGTCGCCAGCACCGACCCATCGACGGCTTTCAAGGACCCAAGCGGCACCAGGCGGCTGGCGGCGTCACGGCGATAAATCGCCACGTCTTCGGCCTTAGAATCCACCACCCAGTACTCACGAACGCCGCCACGCTCGAACAGCGCTCGCTTGATGCCCAGGTCGCGCTTGCGCGTGCCGGGCGAGAGAATCTCGACGACCAGGGCCGGCGCACCTTGCACGTTGGCGTGGGTCAGGATCTCAAGCTGATCCGCAGCGATGAACAGCAGGTCAGGCTCGACGACATCCCACCGGGAGAAAATGACGTCGAACGGCGCATAGAACACGTGACCGGCTTCGGGATGCGCTTCAAGATAGATCCCGATGGCCAGGTGCAGCCGGCCCGACAACTGCTGGTGCCGCGTGGCCGGAGACGGGGTCACGTAGTGCACCCCATCGATGAGCTCGTGCCGCAGCCCATCGTCCGGGAACCGAACGAAGTCGTCGTACGTAAGTCGCGTCTCGCGCTCGGTTGTGGGCATCGCCTTTTCCCCGTCCACGATCGGATATTACACCCGGCCATGCGGATCGATCCTGCGAAGGGTGTGCCGTACGAAAACACGCCCGAATCGTCAGATTGACGATCCGGGCGTTAAAGAAACTGCCGCGACATTCGCGTGGCGGTATCGAAGAAAGTGCGTACTCGGTTGGACTACGAGCGGGCGCCGAAGCGTCCCGCTCGAGCCGACGGACGGCGTCCGGGTCCACCGGACCCCTGACGCGCCCCCGAACGGGGTCCATTGCTGGACCCACGGTTGTTCCGGCTACCCTGGTGACGCCGGCCTGCTTCGGGCAGTGCCTCGTGCGACCCCGCGGTAGTCGGGAAGGCTTCCACCACCACGTGCTCGACGGGAGTGGGCAGCAAGCGCTGGATATCGCGCAGCAGATCGCGATCCGCCGGCGACACCAGTGAAATGGCGCGGCCGGACAGGCCGGCGCGGCCGGTCCGGCCGGCGCGGTGGATGTAGTCCTCGGCCACCATCGGCAGGTCGAAGTTCACCACCAGCGGCAACTGGACGATGTCGAGCCCGCGCGCGGCGATGTCGGTGGCCACGAGCACGTTGACGTGCCCGGCCTTGAAGTCGCTGAGTGCCTTGGTGCGCGCGCCCTGGCTCTTGTTGCCGTGGATCACGGCGGCCTTGACGCCGGCGCGCTCGAGGTACTGGCCCACGCGGTTCGAGCCGTGCTTGGTCCTGCAGAACACCAGGGCCTGGCCCGTCGGCTTCTGCACCAGGATGTGCGTGAGCAAGTCACCCTTCCGCTGATCCGACACCGGATGCACCACGTGCGTCACCGTCTGCGCCATCACCTGGCCCTCGGACACGTCCACGCGCTGCGGGTCGCGGGTGAAGTCGGCGGACAGGCGAACGACTTCCGGCGAGATCGTCGCCGAAAACAGCAGCGTCTGGCGATCACGCGGCAGCACCTTGAGAATGCGCTTCAGCGGCGGCAGAAAGCCCATGTCGAGCATGCGGTCGGCCTCGTCCAGGCAGAGAATCTCCACGCCCGACAGGTCAACGGTGCGCTGCTCCATGTGATCGAGCAGGCGGCCGGGCGTCGCGACAATGATGTCGACGCCGCGCTGCAGGTCGCGCTTCTGCGGGACGATCGAGACGCCGCCGAAGATCGCGGTGACGCGCATGTTCGCGGGCACGCCGTAGGTGCTGAGCGACTTGTGCACCTGGAGCGCGAGCTCACGGGTGGGCACCAGGACCAGCGCCCTCGGCTTGCGCGTGCCGGCAGGTGCGCCGCCGGGAATCTGCAGCCGCTGGATCATCGGCAGGCCGAACGCGGCGGTCTTGCCGGTGCCGGTCTGCGCGCGAGCGAGCAGGTCCTTGCCCGTGAGGACGACCGGGATGGACTTGAGCTGCACCGGCGTGGGCGAGGTATAGCCCAGCTTGGCCAGCGGATTACAAAGAGCGGGCGTGAGCCCGAGAGACACGAACGGCATAGCGAAGCGCTCCTGATAGTGCCTGAGCGTTCCCTAACCGCACGCAGCAAGCCGACAATTTCTAGCGAAACGGCGCCGGATTGGCGCGCTCGGTAGGACGCCCCTCAGCGGGACGCTGTACATCTGAGCTAACAAATACCGAAGGGTGGTAGTCCCGAGGAGTTCTGAGGACGGAAGCGCAGTGACTCAGGCAGTATAGCACAGGGATCAGGGATCAGGGATCAGGGATCAGGGATCAGGGATCAGGGATCAGGGATCAGGGATCAGGGATCAGGGATCGGGGATCAGGGACGGCGCGGTTCGACGATGGCAAACCCTGCATCAAACCGGTCGAGTAACTCAAAGAGCATTGTCGCGGCAGCGAGGTCGCCCTCGACCCTGGCCGCTCCCAGCTTCACTACCTCAGCTAGCGACCGTCGTCCAAGCACGATGGCGTCGAACGTCTCGCGCGACAGCGTTACTGAGGCGCCGGCGTTTGCCGCCCGCGCACCCGCCACATAGGTAAGGGCACCGTTGCGCAAGGTAACCGCCACCTCTTCCGCCCGGCCGGTCAGGGTCCAGTTGACAACCACCTCACGCGACCACGCGCGCGGGCCGTTCACGTGGGTACCCAGCACGTCGAAGACCTCGGTGGCCCGCATCGCCCGCACCATCTCGGGATCCAAGACCGCGGTCCGCGGCGCCAGCGGACCCTGGCGCAGCTCCTGGGCCCCCACCAGATACGCGTTCCGCCAGGTCGCCGCTTCCGAGGCGTAGCCCAGTTGCTCGAACGCATCGGCCGCCAGGTGACGCGCCTCAGTGTTCGAGGGGTCGGCATACACCACGTGGCGCATGACCTCGACTACCCAGCGATACTCCCCTTTCGCATAGTCGGATCGCGCCTTCCCCATCACGGACGCGACACTACCGAAATACTCGACGTACTTCTTGGACGCCTCCCGTTCCGGCAGTGGATTCAAGTTGGCGGGATTCGCGTCGTACCAGCCGAGATACTTCTGATACACCGCCTTGGCGTTGTGCGACAGCGTGCCGTAGTAGCCACGCGCGGCCCAGTCGTTGGCCAGGCCCGGCGGCAACACGAGCTCCTCGGAGATCTCTGCCGGCGTATAGCCGTGGTTCATCAGCCGCACGCTCTGATCGTGGATGTACTTGTAGAGGTCCCGCTGGTTCGCAAGGGCGCGCGCGACCCGCTCTTTCCCCCACGTCGGCCAGTGGTGCTGCGCGATCAGGATGTCGGTGTCGGGACCGAACCGGTCGAGCGCGGCGCCCAGGTACTTCGACCAGGCGCTGGAATCCCTGACCTCGGTGCCGCGAAACGGCAGCAGGTTGTGCATGGTCTTAGTGGCGTTCTCGGCCAGGTTCAGGACGCGATGCCTGGGGAAGAACAGGTGCATCTCGGCCGGCGCTTCGGTCGCCGGCGTCAGCTGGAACACGATCGGCACGCCGTCGATCGTGTGCGTCTCGATCGGCTGCACGATCGACATCGTCGGCGCCATGACCGACCGTCCCACTGCGCCGACGCCGTCGATCTTGCCCAGTCCCGCATCCACCGATCCGCGCTCACCGCGCGGCAAAGACGTGCCGAACTGATAGGTCGCGCGCCGGGCCATGGCGTTGCCGGCGACCACGCTCTCGGCGATCACCGCGTTCATGAAACCCGCCGGGGCAACGATCGCCGTGCGTCCCGCCGTCACCTCGGCTTCGTCCGCCACGCCGCGGACACCGCCGTAGTGATCGCTGTGGCTGTGGGTGTAGATCACAGCGGCGATGGGCCGCGTGGGCCGGTGGGCGAAATACAAGTCGAGCGAGGCGCGGGCCGCACCCACCGAGCCCAGCGGATCGACGATGATCACGCCCGTCGCGCCTTCGATGAAGGTGACGTTCGCGAGCGCGAGCCCGCGCACCTGGTAGATGCCCGGCACGACCTCAAACAGGCCGTTGATGGCGTTCAGCCGCGCCAGCCGCCACAGGCTGGGGTGCACGGTGTCGGGGACCTTCTCGTCGGCGAGGAAGCCGTAGCGGCGCGTGTCCTGCCCCGCCGGCAGCGTGGCGATGAACCCGCGACGCGCGTCAGCGAAGTCCTGCTGATCGGTGAAAGGCAGATCGCGAAGCGCCGCCTCATAGACCGCTCGCACCGCGGGCGCGGCGGCGTTGGGCGTCGGGGGCGGCGAGGGCGATTGCGCGTGAGCCGATCCGCCACCGACCGCGATGACGACACCTACCAGAACCGCACGAACTCCAATGCTCGACACGCCCATGCCCACCTCGGGGCGCAGCATAGCATTCGGGGATCAGGGATCGGGGATCAGGGATCAGGGATCAGGGATCAGGGGGGTTGCAGAAAGCGAGTCCCCAGTGTCCTCGGACGTGTGCACTTTTTGCGCGTTTGGCATGCCTCACAACGCATTTGGGCCCGGATCTTCGGGGATCGATTCATGCTCCAGACACGGGCATGTCCATCGAATCACACCGAGACTTGCTGGTCTGGCAACTGGCCATGCGGCTAGCGGCGGACGTCGAGACCATCGCCGCCCGTCTTCCCGTTCACGAGCGCTACGGCCTCGCGTCTCAACTTCGCCGGGCCGCCACTTCTATTCCCTTAAACATCGCCGAGGGCTGGGCACGCCCCACGCGCGTGTACATCAACCACCTCAGCATCGCCCTTGGGTCAGAAGCTGAACTGAAGACCCAACTGGAACTTGCGGTGAAGATGAAACTGCTGTCGGCCAGCGAAGCCGAACCACTGCTGGCAACGGCGAGCGAAGTCGGTCGAATGCTGAATGGATTGACGAAGGGTCTCCGAGCTCACCTTTCGCGACCGCACCCCTGATCCCCGATCCCCGATCCCCGATCCCTGATCCCTGATCCCTGATCCCTGATCCCTGATCCCTGATCCCTGATCCCTGAATCCCTGCTAAGGCCGCTTCGCGCAGTACGCCGAGCCGCGGCAGTGTGTGGGCACGAACAGCTCGGCCTGGATCAGCCAGACGCCATCCACCCTGCGCCATTGGGCCAGGTAGGTACCGCCGATCTCAACAACACCATCCGGCTCAGTCCAGCGGCCCGTCCACTCCCCTCGTTCCGACGCCACAGTCCAGGGTGCGAACACGTCTACCGTCGCTGGCGTGCGAACCCAGACGGTGTCGGGCCGTCGCGCGAAGGTTTCCGCCATCCGCTTCGCGTAGGCCTCGCGGCCAGAGGCCTGGGCGCTCGTCGAGGTCACAACGTGGAAGTCCAGCATCCAGTGCGCGGCAATCGCGGCGACATCGTGCTTGGCAATGGCCGCGTTCGATCGCTCTCGCGCGGCACGAATCCTGGTCTCGTCGTCCGACACCTGGCTAGCCTTCGCACCAGCACCAATACACATCAGCACCAACATGGCACCGGCACGCATCCCCCAAGGCACCTTAGGCACCTTAGGCACCCTATTCCTCCCCACCCGGCCGCCGCCCCCACGTCGGAGGCTCGGGCTCCGTCGTCCGGCGATCAACCGGCTTCTCCTTGAGCAACCGCAGCGCTTCGTCCACTGCCCGTTCGAGCTGCGGATCGCGGCCGGCGATCACATCCTTGGGCCAGTTCTCGACGTCGATGTCGGGGCCGGTGCCTTCGTTCTCCACCGCCCACTTGCCCTCGCGGGTGAAGAAGCCGCCGCGCGGCGCGATCATCGTTCCGCCGTCGATGAGGCCCGGGGTGTCGGCGGTGTGGACGAGGCCGCCCCACGTGCGCTTGCCGACCAGCGGGCCGATCTTGCGGTGACGGAACATCCACGGCATCAGGTCGCCGCCCGACCCGGCCATCTCGTTGATGATCATCACCTTGGGTCCCCAGATGCCGGCTGACGGGCTGGTGAACGGACGGCGATCGCCGGCGACGTTGTTGAAGTAGCCGTCGAAGTCGCGCTGCAGCACGTCGATGATGTAGTCGGCCGCGGAACCGCCGCCGTTGTAGCGTTCGTCGATCACCGCGCCCTGCTTGTCCTGCTGCGCGAAGTAGTAGCGGTTGAAGCTCTCGTAACCGCCCTGCCCGGTGTTCGGCACGTAGACGTAGGCGAGCTGGCCGTTGGAACGCCGGTCAACGAAGCGCCGATTCTCTTCCACCCACGCGCGCGTGCGCAGGCCCTGCTCGTTGGCCACGGGCACGACAGTGACCTGGCGCGCGCCTTGCGGCGTCGGCTGTGCGTTCACCGTCAGTACGGTCTGTCGATTGGCCGAACCATCGAGCAGGCGATAGATGTTGTCTGGCGCCAGGAGGTCGATGCCATCAATCGCGATGACGTAGTCACCGGCCGACACGTTGATGCCCGGTTCGGCGAGCGGCGCCCGCAACTCGGGATTCCAGCTTTCGCCGTCGTAGATCTTCGTGATCCGGTAGCGGCCATTCTCAATCGCGAAGTCGGCGCCGAGCAGGCCGCCAGGCGAGGCGGGCACTTCGGGCATGGCGCCGCCGCGGACGTACGAGTGGCCGATCGCGATCTCGGCGCCCATGTTGTCGAGCAGGTAGTTGAGATCGGCGCGGTGCGCGATGTGCGGGAGCATGGCGCCGTACATCTCCTTCATGCGCGGCCAGTTCGTGCCCTGCATGTTCGGCACATAGAGATAGTCGCGCTGCAGGCGCCAGCCCTCGTTGAAGATCTGCGCGAACTCCGCCTTCGGGTCGAGATGCATGCGCAGGTTCACGTCGATGCGGCCCTGCCCCGCCGCCGGCACAGCCTTGTCGGCATCCAGGAGATACACCGGCTGACTCTGACCAGTGGCGGCAGGCGCAGCGGGCCCGCCACCGGGGGCCGGCGTTCGGTAGACCAGCTTCTTACCGTCGGCGCTCACGGCGTAGCCGGCCACGCTCGACCGGAAGACCTCGGCCTTGCGGTCGCTCAAGCGGTAGCGATGCAGCGTGTTGCCGCGCCCGCCAGGGCCGGCGGGCGCTTCGAGGAAGAACACCGTGCCGGTGGTGCCGGCCTTCACATCCAGGTACGGGCGCGACGGCACGCCGGGCACGGCCAGGATGCGCTGCTGGATGCGGTCGAAGTCGATCTGCACGGTGACCGCCGGCACTGCCCCACCCGCCCCACCCGCCCCACCAGCCCCACCCGGCTCTTCATCACTTTCCGCCAGCAGGGGGCTCGAGTCCGTGTTCTTCAGGACCGCGACATACAGCGCGAACGTCGGCTGCCGCCCGTACGACGTCATGTCGAGCCACTGCGACGAGAGGCCAAAGTCGGTCGAGGCGAGGAACCACAGGTACTTGCCGTTCGCGTCCCAGACGGGATACATCGCGTCGGCCAGGCCATCGGTGACCTGGGTCTTCACGCCGGTTTCGACGTTGGCGACGACGATGGCGCGGTAGAGGGTGTTGAGGCGCGACGCGAAGGCGACCCATTTCGAGTCGGGGCTCCACGTCGGCGCCAGCGTGCGCTGAGGCACCATCCACGGATCGTTACCGACAATTTTTGCCTGCCCGGTCGCGATGTCCATGACCCACACGTTCAGGTTGGTGTCGGTGTACAGGAGCCTTTTCGAATCGGGCGACCACACTGGCGTGTAGTAGAACGCGGGCTTCTCGAAGGCGATCTCGCGCGGCGGCGCGATGCCATCCTGCGCTTCGATCACCAGCTGGTACTCGCCCGACTTGTCGCTGAAGTACGAGATCCACTTGCCGTCGGGCGACCACGCCGGCTGGCGCTCGGCCGAGCCGCTGGAGTTGGTGATGTTGCGGACGTCGCCCTTCTCGGCGGGAATGGTGAAGATCTCGCCGCGGGCCTCGACCACCACGCGCTTGCCGGTGGCCGAGATGCCCAGGTTGGTCATCCGGCTCGTGACGTCCTCGAACCGCGGCATCATCCACGGGAAGTCGCCGGCCGCGGTGATGGTCAACTGCTTCGCCTGGCCGCTCTTCGGGTCGAGCGTGTGGAGGTACCCGGCCTGCTCGAAGACCACGGCGCCGCCGCCGGCGTCGAGGGTCTTCACGTCGTAGTCGATAAACTTGGTGCGCTGCGTCAGCGCCTTGCTGGCCGTGTCGTACGACCAGACGTTGGCCATGCCGTCACGATCGGAGATGAAGAACACGGTGTCGCCGAGCCACACCGGATCGACGTCCTTGGAATCGGTCCAGGGTGGGGAGACCAGGTCGAACGTCTTGAGGTCCACGATCCAGACGGGCCGGTTCTGGCCGCCGCGATAGTTGCGGCGCTCTTCATCCCACGAGTTGTTCATGCGGTAGGCGACGCGCCTGCCATCCGCGGAGATCTTGCCCTGGTAGGCGCGCGGCAGCGGTAATGGCACTTCGACGCCGCCCTTGGCCGGTACCGTCCAGAAGCGCGGGGTGGCATTTGGCGCGGAGGTCGCCCGTGCCGACGCGAACAGCACGCTCGCACCATCGGCGGTCCAGCCTTGC
Coding sequences within it:
- a CDS encoding GNAT family N-acetyltransferase; amino-acid sequence: MPLLTDKTAIRAILRRDPVWGVYALGDLAPRMFPKTQWFSPGFSPGFGPDLALVLHDFDTSILFAIGTGAVREALGHVRWPVHLQVQQDALDEVARYAVIESQCHMWRMGWNGPPEGGRHIDQGQNRTATSARRLGAADVPALLKLYADGEATGESPDFFYPSMVTDGVFFGVYDGGVLVAAAGTHLFAPEEHAVAIGNIYTMRDRRGRGLGATVTRAVLDEVKDGGTVGLNVRAGNHAALHLYESLGFVRHCLFVEGLATVRK
- a CDS encoding serine hydrolase domain-containing protein, encoding MITRQAVLAVAAVAVAGLVGLRADDPLTSPESVGFSANGLKAYQQAMRALVDEGKLAGVTTLVARHGKVVQFDAYGVQDLETKKPVTKDTIFRIASMTKPIAGVAMMMLWEEGKWSLEDPVAKHIPEFANLKVATPAGEVAQATPMTMRQLMSHTAGFDVSGGYSKRPISDRSQPLQAMIDKLAKLPLAAQPGTDWRYGPSVDIQGYLVEKLSGQPLDVFLRTKLFEPLGMKDTGFWVEPSKADRVTKIFTYGPDKRIMTAPTQGDPTSKPVFLSGSGGLLSTTDDYRRFAQMLLDGGQGNGKRLLKASTVELMRTNVLADGVTVDLYGPNVNVGGIGFGLDFAIILDPAKANTPEGKNSFYWGGAFGTWFWIDPVNDLIAVGMMQNLAGSTPTGGSPQVRPLSRRLVYEALVDPKK
- a CDS encoding GxxExxY protein, with the protein product MARRLDVVGGMNTPQPGYDERTFAIIGAAMEVHRVLRRGFLEAIYYEALGLEFTRRKIPYVTQVPCSVEYKGQRLHGFYKLDFVCFGSVIVEVKASSATAPADYAQVLNYLALSGHQIALLLNFGRPSLEYRRFALSEEA
- a CDS encoding peptidyl-alpha-hydroxyglycine alpha-amidating lyase family protein encodes the protein MQPLRMLAFATAALLSAPLLAQQGGQPRNDLPQPYTTTRTWGELPPGVKWAAVTAIEPAPDGTIYVVHRCFENSCAGRTEAPILKYNAAGKLLASFGQGQLIFPHGGTVDREGNLWMTDAGSAPGKGHQAIKFSPDGKILMTLGKAGVSGSGPDLFDQPTDVVVAPNGDLFITDSHRNGKNNRVMHFTRDGKFIKQWGRKGQGRGELSEPHTIAMDSRGRLFVGDRENNRIVIYNQDGQVLDEWRQFGRPSGIVITSDDTIYVADSESWGTDTGARELPGVKKGIRIGSARDGQVTAFIEDQESTAADHAGAEGVGVDAAGHVYGGVVRRRMLERHVKK
- a CDS encoding PQQ-binding-like beta-propeller repeat protein translates to MKVPKVPKVLRGVIAAILLTAAAVAEAQVRSGDWTQWRGPKRDGVVPHFVAPAKWPEQLTRRWTAEVGTGHATPLLVGNRIFMFSRRGDNEVLAAFDAATGEELWATGYPAPYTPNRLAIDHGQGPKSTPLFVEGRIFTLGISGILSAFAAETGRRLWHKPAPPAAPTYSTSQSPLFENGQVIVHVGGYGKGALTSFNPATGAVNWEWTGDGPAYGSPIVVELAGTRQVITFTENMLVGVSAATGELLWSRPFHSARDVQAITPLVYHDTIIVTAFESGITAIRVNKRDGKWGTDNAWKNDEQYSRFSNAVIVGDAYFALSGKSGGMFMYLDAKTGEVLWKGEPRTAENAAIARAGNILFALKDDGELVVADGSNPKAFTPLGRYQLSDSATWAAPSISGNRLFVKALTALTLWTID
- a CDS encoding Uma2 family endonuclease, which encodes MPTTERETRLTYDDFVRFPDDGLRHELIDGVHYVTPSPATRHQQLSGRLHLAIGIYLEAHPEAGHVFYAPFDVIFSRWDVVEPDLLFIAADQLEILTHANVQGAPALVVEILSPGTRKRDLGIKRALFERGGVREYWVVDSKAEDVAIYRRDAASRLVPLGSLKAVDGSVLATPLLPGFELPLAKLFAPLLPDRG